From a single Pasteurella atlantica genomic region:
- a CDS encoding leucine-rich repeat domain-containing protein: MTYTTNKNLQSIINWGIENNIPNSRLPKNSKKLAQLRKLNLSHLNIYNLPKEISLLSSVIKLDLSTNKITNLPNAINKMKRLKYLDLSNNQFDKLPNSLRDLQQLRTLNISHNPIYQLPSYIEELTNLKEFTAINCNIPTHILADFIEQINPEIRRKKVIKRQPIKKSIKNEKDIKYLAEEKAKKLAYLNHIIDFIKVKDSVHHSQDILLKSAIECIVEYNKEFGAPLLQRQLSIGFPRATNILDQLTGLGVISWDIHSGRRKIIFQSV; encoded by the coding sequence ATGACATATACTACAAATAAAAATCTACAATCTATTATCAATTGGGGAATTGAAAATAATATTCCAAATTCTCGTTTGCCAAAAAATAGCAAAAAGTTAGCTCAACTACGCAAACTTAATCTCTCTCATTTAAATATTTACAATTTACCTAAAGAAATCAGTTTATTAAGTTCTGTAATAAAATTAGATTTAAGTACGAATAAAATAACGAATTTACCGAATGCTATAAATAAAATGAAAAGGCTAAAATATTTAGATCTAAGTAACAATCAATTTGATAAATTACCGAATAGTTTGAGGGATCTTCAACAATTAAGAACACTGAATATTAGTCATAATCCTATTTATCAGTTACCGAGTTATATTGAAGAATTGACTAACTTGAAAGAATTTACTGCGATAAATTGTAATATCCCAACACATATTTTGGCTGATTTTATTGAACAAATAAATCCTGAAATAAGACGTAAAAAGGTAATAAAAAGACAGCCTATTAAGAAATCTATCAAAAATGAAAAAGATATAAAATATTTGGCAGAAGAAAAAGCCAAGAAATTAGCTTATTTAAACCATATTATTGATTTTATCAAAGTAAAAGACTCCGTTCATCATTCGCAAGATATTCTGCTAAAAAGTGCGATTGAATGTATCGTTGAATATAACAAGGAATTTGGTGCACCACTATTACAACGTCAGCTATCCATTGGCTTTCCAAGAGCTACTAATATATTAGATCAGCTCACAGGATTGGGAGTGATTTCGTGGGATATTCACAGTGGAAGAAGAAAAATAATCTTTCAAAGTGTATAA
- the recB gene encoding exodeoxyribonuclease V subunit beta, protein MKTLDPISLPLNKVALIEASAGTGKTYTMVNLYLRLLLGVGCQPLTVEQILVVTFTRAATQELRDRIRVKVAEVSKYFQEYGEKGKCEALTSDKFLWEIYQNIEHQLAVALLRLRIAEQEIDVASIFTIDSFCQKMLSSFAFDSGMRFDIELQPDETELLTGLSEEVWRELFYSCSEMEADFILDKLKSPQTIFKKVRTQLNDTLPSLSEIQKSQLENCLSDNLKYQSFLNEIKQYWRENGKEIAQLIYDDLAKNKQKSLNGTSYQEGYVDSWTAILETWANTHQNGVPTCFDRFCQFHINNKTLKGKDPLYSEFFVKNEKYWNIYQQEFELWLKQQVIILELKFLLALRQKLAEYKRTHKERNFSDFTNELNLALQSEKGQKLATQIRQRYPFAMIDEFQDTNLAQYQVFNAIFIEQKSENQGFIMIGDPKQSIYKFRGADIFTYLKASKQAQEQATLNKNWRSQPTIVCETNQLFDLKNELSPFIYQDILFQSVEFNDKKQQVIGQDSIHYFLLDNKFVESQRKGKERFDTLYAQASAEHCASEIQQQLKLAQQGELFLQKEQNKLPLKPQDIAILVRSGKEAKLIQEALKERNIQSVFLSEKHSVYNSEEAQQVLWLLNACLHFNNQKAILTSLGTALWQLNASEIFELKNNEIKWDRWLEKFAHYNEIWLKQGVLPMLHHIFISENLIAKLRNSDNGDRKITNLLHLAELLQNAMPSLENETALVRWYEMQLDNAEDNQEEQVLRLETEQKLIKIITFHGSKGLEYPIVWLPFVGKTTSFKLGQVYRDQNNQQQWVFGDYSDEIKNAIAKEEFAEDLRLIYVAITRAVFQINFILPQQFKATNSWNAMAYLLSNGEIGETTSNLELLPTKTLLEKKQLTGKIVNLDKNPTACDWSPNEENYQNLCAKTFTQKIKRDGQITSFSALHSYHQWQEEKHSELVQDYDYQNAAITPNEEIQSLYSPFTFPHSTKVGTILHSFFEHCDFTQPINSEKVAILCEQLHLEENWIEPTIQWFEQILTTPIIENEFCLKDIPNSQRLNELQFYLNLKNSNALPKLNELIKKHAKLKDLPSLSLPKLNGFVRGFIDCIIKVDGKFYILDYKSNFLGNFAEDYSIQNLEKVIGQYRYDLQYLLYTLAVHRYLNSRLEDYDYDRDFGGITYLFLRAMDGSPQNGVFFDKPSKELIEKMDELFG, encoded by the coding sequence ATGAAAACGCTTGATCCTATCTCACTTCCTTTAAATAAAGTCGCTTTAATTGAGGCATCTGCTGGTACGGGTAAAACCTATACAATGGTAAATCTTTACCTCCGATTATTGCTCGGTGTGGGCTGTCAGCCTTTGACGGTGGAGCAAATTTTGGTGGTAACTTTTACGCGTGCTGCAACTCAAGAATTGCGAGATCGTATTCGCGTCAAAGTGGCGGAAGTGTCAAAGTATTTTCAGGAATATGGCGAAAAAGGAAAGTGTGAAGCACTAACAAGCGATAAGTTTTTGTGGGAAATTTACCAAAATATTGAACACCAGTTAGCTGTAGCATTGTTACGTTTACGTATTGCAGAACAAGAGATTGATGTAGCGAGCATTTTTACCATTGATAGTTTTTGTCAAAAAATGTTATCCAGTTTTGCCTTTGATTCTGGAATGCGATTTGATATTGAATTACAGCCCGATGAAACAGAATTATTAACAGGTTTAAGTGAAGAGGTATGGCGTGAGCTGTTTTATTCTTGTTCAGAGATGGAAGCTGATTTTATTTTGGATAAGCTTAAATCACCACAAACTATTTTCAAGAAAGTTCGTACACAGTTGAATGATACTTTACCTTCTTTATCTGAGATACAAAAAAGTCAATTAGAAAATTGTTTAAGTGATAATTTAAAATATCAATCTTTTTTGAATGAAATTAAACAATATTGGCGAGAGAATGGAAAAGAGATTGCACAGCTAATTTATGATGATTTAGCTAAAAATAAACAAAAATCATTGAATGGTACTTCTTATCAAGAAGGTTATGTGGATTCTTGGACGGCTATTCTTGAAACGTGGGCAAATACTCATCAAAATGGAGTTCCTACTTGTTTTGATCGCTTTTGTCAGTTTCATATTAATAATAAAACATTAAAAGGAAAAGATCCCTTATACAGTGAATTTTTTGTAAAAAATGAAAAATATTGGAATATATATCAACAAGAATTTGAGCTTTGGCTTAAGCAACAAGTTATTATTTTAGAATTAAAATTTTTACTCGCCTTACGTCAAAAATTAGCAGAGTATAAACGTACCCATAAAGAACGAAATTTCAGCGATTTTACGAATGAATTAAACCTTGCTTTGCAAAGTGAAAAAGGACAAAAATTAGCCACTCAAATTCGTCAGCGTTATCCTTTTGCGATGATTGATGAATTCCAAGATACCAACCTTGCCCAATATCAAGTATTTAATGCCATTTTTATAGAGCAAAAAAGTGAAAATCAGGGCTTTATAATGATTGGCGATCCCAAACAATCTATTTATAAATTTCGTGGAGCAGATATTTTTACTTATCTTAAAGCATCGAAACAAGCACAAGAGCAAGCAACATTAAATAAAAACTGGCGATCACAACCGACTATTGTCTGTGAAACTAATCAGCTGTTTGATTTGAAAAATGAACTCTCCCCTTTTATCTATCAAGATATTTTATTTCAATCTGTTGAATTTAATGATAAAAAACAGCAGGTTATTGGACAAGATAGTATTCATTATTTTTTACTCGATAATAAATTTGTAGAAAGTCAAAGAAAAGGAAAAGAGAGATTTGATACTTTGTATGCTCAAGCCAGTGCTGAACATTGTGCAAGTGAAATTCAGCAACAATTAAAACTGGCACAACAAGGTGAACTTTTTTTGCAAAAAGAACAAAATAAGTTACCGCTTAAACCACAAGATATTGCTATTTTAGTGAGAAGTGGCAAAGAAGCAAAACTTATTCAAGAAGCATTAAAAGAGCGTAATATTCAATCTGTATTTTTATCAGAAAAACACAGTGTTTATAATTCTGAAGAAGCACAGCAAGTATTATGGCTACTAAATGCTTGTTTACATTTTAATAATCAAAAAGCCATTTTGACTTCACTGGGTACCGCATTATGGCAACTAAATGCCAGTGAAATTTTTGAACTTAAAAATAATGAAATAAAATGGGATAGATGGTTAGAAAAATTTGCTCACTACAATGAAATATGGTTAAAGCAAGGCGTATTACCTATGTTACACCATATTTTTATTAGTGAAAATTTAATTGCCAAATTAAGAAACTCAGACAATGGTGATCGCAAAATTACCAATTTATTACATTTGGCGGAATTGTTACAAAATGCAATGCCAAGTTTAGAAAATGAAACTGCTTTAGTGCGTTGGTATGAAATGCAATTAGACAATGCAGAGGATAATCAAGAAGAACAAGTGCTGCGTTTAGAAACAGAGCAAAAATTGATTAAAATTATTACTTTTCACGGTTCAAAAGGGTTGGAATATCCCATTGTTTGGCTACCTTTTGTGGGTAAAACAACCAGTTTCAAACTTGGGCAGGTATATCGGGATCAAAATAATCAACAACAATGGGTATTTGGTGATTATTCTGATGAAATCAAAAATGCAATTGCCAAAGAAGAATTTGCGGAAGATTTACGTTTAATTTATGTCGCTATTACGCGTGCTGTTTTTCAAATAAACTTTATTTTGCCGCAACAATTTAAAGCTACAAATAGTTGGAATGCAATGGCATATTTATTAAGTAACGGCGAAATTGGTGAGACAACGAGTAATTTAGAATTATTACCCACAAAAACGTTATTAGAGAAAAAACAACTTACTGGAAAAATTGTAAATTTAGATAAAAATCCTACCGCTTGTGATTGGTCGCCAAATGAAGAAAACTATCAAAATTTGTGTGCCAAAACCTTTACTCAAAAAATTAAACGTGATGGTCAAATCACGAGTTTTAGTGCATTGCATTCCTATCATCAATGGCAAGAAGAAAAGCATTCTGAATTAGTACAAGATTATGATTATCAAAATGCTGCAATAACACCGAATGAAGAGATACAAAGCCTTTATTCACCTTTTACTTTTCCACATAGCACCAAAGTAGGAACAATTTTACACAGTTTTTTTGAGCATTGTGATTTTACGCAACCGATTAACAGTGAAAAAGTAGCAATACTCTGTGAGCAATTACATTTAGAGGAAAATTGGATTGAACCAACAATACAATGGTTTGAACAAATTTTAACGACGCCAATTATTGAAAACGAGTTTTGCCTAAAAGATATTCCAAATTCACAACGCTTAAATGAATTACAATTTTACTTAAACTTAAAAAATAGTAATGCCTTACCAAAACTAAATGAATTGATAAAAAAACACGCAAAATTAAAAGATTTACCCTCATTATCTTTACCCAAACTCAATGGTTTTGTACGAGGATTTATTGATTGTATTATTAAAGTGGATGGAAAATTTTATATTTTGGATTACAAATCTAATTTTTTAGGCAATTTTGCTGAAGATTACTCTATTCAAAATTTAGAGAAAGTAATAGGGCAATATCGTTATGATTTGCAATATTTACTTTACACTTTGGCAGTACATCGTTATTTAAACTCTCGTTTAGAAGATTATGATTATGATCGAGATTTTGGTGGTATAACCTATTTATTCTTACGAGCAATGGATGGTTCACCACAAAATGGGGTATTTTTTGATAAACCAAGTAAAGAATTAATTGAAAAAATGGATGAACTGTTTGGATAA